The Triticum urartu cultivar G1812 chromosome 5, Tu2.1, whole genome shotgun sequence genome contains the following window.
GGCTGGAAACATGCTCGCTTGTGGATGCCTTTCGCACCGTCCAATTCGTGTGTGCCCTCGATCGATGCCTGCCTGGTGCGCTTCCGGCCGTTCGATCGAGCAGACGTATCCACGCATAAACATCACAAAGCTTAGGTAGTTCGGACTCATATCCATCCATCCTTTGGTGCAAAGACCAATTGCAGCCAAGAAATGCAATCAAAAGGTCAGATGAACCATATGAAGGAGTATATTTTTTAAAATTGTCTGCAAAATACAATATCAATGATATGCTCATGTTGTGCTACTTTACACCCATACATTATTGGGATAGTTTGTTAAGGAGCATGAGATGACCGCATAACCGCATGCCGATCAAGGTTACACAGAACCGAAAGCCAGCCTCTCCAACAACCTCCCACTCGGTGCGTGGGGTGGCCACGCTCCCGGGGTCGGTTCGTCTGCGGCCCGCTGCCATCCCCTGGGTGCGGGTGTTTGGTCCGTGTGCGCCGTGTAGGCTCGGCCGGTCACCGGGTGAAGGTGTGAGTGTTTCTCTCTGTTGTGGGGGCCTAACAGGTTGCTGTGAGGCGCTTTTACCAGTTGGTCTCGTTCAAATACGGGAGGGGTTTGTGAATCTGGGCTCTTTCCGTCGCTGGTCCTGGACGGGCAGCGTGTTTTCAGATGCCTGTGGCGAGTGAACAAGAAAACGTAATTGCCGTGCCATCAAATTGTGGTGTTCAAAAGAGACACTTGGTTAAGTTTTCATACGTACGTTAGGATCAGGAGATGTCGTCCATTAGCTAGTGGAGCATTTCGGTAAAGAAGCCAAGGACAAATTCGGTAATCGTACAAAGAAATAAAGCCGCGCAGGGACTGAAGCTTCAAGACTTGGAGCCAAGAATAATAGCATCACTGCACTGCACTGACCATGCTTTGCTGGGTGTATAAAGGCGCGCAAGAATCAAACTAATTAAGCTCGCGCGCTGCACTCCATGCATATGGTTGATAAGATGCCACCCCTCGCAGCATCCGCATCCTCGTCGCGGTGCGCCCCCTTCGCCTGCCGCCGCGGCGCCGAGCAGCGCTCCAGGGGCCTGGATCACGCCTCAGCACCGGCGGCCCAGGGGTGCGGGCGGCCGCTGGGCCGTGCGGCCGGAGTCGTGGGCGGCGGCATCGCCGCGGCCTTCTTCGCATCCCTAGAGCGGTGCGCCTGCGTGGAGGTCCGCACGACCGACGATCTCTCCGACTGCAGCAACAGCTCTACGGAGGCCGCGCCGCTCATGGGCAACGGCGGCAGTTCCGACCGTTCTTCCACGGCGAGGAAGAAGAGCAAGAGGAAGGCCGGCGCGGGGAAGGGCCGGAGGGGCGGCCATGGTGGCTTTGGGTGCTGCGAGAGCATCAATTAGCTACTGTAGTTCTTAGTTGGTATTCTAACGAAGTTCTCGCTGATATATGCGCGTGTGCAGATTGTATGGCATCATTAAGATTGTATGAACTTGTCGAGAGAGTGAGACCATGCACGGGGTTCTGTATATGATCAATCTTGATGTTCTTTCTTTTTTGCGGTAAACATTCAGATTTATTACCAAAGCTCATAAGAAGTAAAAAAACACCTCAAACATAATAAAACTTACATCAAGCTTTTAGAGCACCGAGCAACCACTACCGTCGCCAAGAATGAGCTGCTAATTTCACATGTAGGTAGCGTGGCTCTGATTTTTGTTTAAGTTATCTAGTAAATAGATGTGACCATATTGCACACAACGTGCATGAACTTCAAATCAAGGAGCGTATAACTATATGTCAGTCTAATGTAAGTCCATAAATAATCCGAGAGTTGTGCGCACCGATGGATGTAGAGTCAGGGGGTGTTACCCTCTTTTTGGAAAATAAAGAAAGAAATGAAGCCCACATATCTGAGGAATTCTACATGTTTCTTTGTATTTtgcctttttattttttatttgtgtGAGAGGACCTTGTTTGACTGTGTGCATCTTAGTTATGCAGAGGCAGGGTGTGTAATACTTTCATAAGTAATAAAGCGCCCCTTTTCGAAAATATATCCAAGGAATTTGTTCTAAAATTTCTTCTTTTTATTTTCCTGTGCATGGTATGATTCTTATCTCAACATAACAAAGAACAAATAAATATATGTTACTCTAATTTATAAGTCCAGAAATAATTTGAGAGTTGTATGCACCGATCGATGTAGAGTCAGGGGGTGTTACCCTCTTTTCGGAAAAAAAAATAAGTCCATATATCCTAGGAATTTGTTCCAAactttcttcttttatttttctatacaTGGTATGATTCCCATCTCAACATAATTAAAAAGCTATGTTTTTTCATGGAGACATTTTTAAGCAAGATTATTGAGCTACTACTCGTTAGGCAAAAATGCTAGACTTATGGGAAGGGGTTGCGGATTTCGGCTACCCTGATTTCAAGTTCTTTTTACCCCTGACTGAAACTTTTCCCCCCTGACTTCAACTAAAAGCCCTCCCCTGATTCCATGCAAGTAATGGATTTGGACGGATGACACCTCGAAACGAGGCCCAGTTGACTGGACAGCTCAGGCCCACAGTAAACCCAGAAAATGATTCAGCTTAAGAAGGGCCCATTAGTGAGATCTAGAGTGCCTTATATTAGCTTCAGTGAATCTATCCACTGTATTAATCTCCGCCAAAAAATCCACTGTATTAATCTTCAGAGAGGAGATAAAATTATGCTCCACAGAAATCTCGGAAAATAGTAATAAAAAAGACTCACAAATTAATGAGTGTGTAGTCACTTTTTAGCCCCTTTAGCCAACCACTTGATCAGTTTCTGCAAATGCCATGCATGTGAGCCTCCTCTTTGATCTGGTTAGCTTTGTGAACGATCTCATTGCCTCACCTCCACACACCTGTCCACCTTAACCAGCAACAAAAAATGCACTATGCAAAATGCACCTGATTCCATTTATAAGCTTATCTGCTATATTGTGCACTTCAATCAGAAAACATGTTGCATTTTAAGCATTTCATGATCTCTAGAGAAACCAAAAGCTATCCCATTTCCAAAAAGGCCAAGCCCATTTTTATATGTAGCATGTTTGAAATGAATTATGAGGCGGCCGGAAAAAAATAATCTCACTCGAATTTCTAGCCATGAGATTATATTCGTGATCCTAGTTGCCAAAAAGATGAATGCAAAGGCGACGGCGACCCATATACGTTGAGATGCATATTGAATTTATGCTTCATCCATTTACTCCAAAAGTCTAAACTGACGAAGAGAGACATACAATATATTTCAATACTCCCTCTCACGGCTGAGCTTTTTTTAATTCTTGGACATGGGGCCGAGGAAGATGGGGAGGGATGCACGGAAAACACTGAAATCGG
Protein-coding sequences here:
- the LOC125555423 gene encoding uncharacterized protein LOC125555423 gives rise to the protein MHMVDKMPPLAASASSSRCAPFACRRGAEQRSRGLDHASAPAAQGCGRPLGRAAGVVGGGIAAAFFASLERCACVEVRTTDDLSDCSNSSTEAAPLMGNGGSSDRSSTARKKSKRKAGAGKGRRGGHGGFGCCESIN